A window from Leuconostoc mesenteroides subsp. mesenteroides encodes these proteins:
- a CDS encoding VWA domain-containing protein → MKINIHKLVNSPFVRCFSVFLILSTLIANALIVPLTTVSAASDITPQYTDNDMGVFPVNSWTIPRQNDVINHQGGNVLNGWDKTNTWNGDSNNTTNSYLKFGMDNNNPDYQIRKYAKETSTPGLYDVYLNAKGNEVNNVKPVDIVLVVDMSGSMNPQSNGGTNRVQAVKDGVNNFLTQINSSGLGEYVRVGVVGFSSPTFIGGSNGFVSQEIGSVNNGQISAINNLLNQRFQGGTFTQAGIRRAQQMLSSDTSNSKKMMIVMTDGVPTFSNRVTNSIVSNNTIFGTSFSNTRDEPGNTSSLLRNNKRYVDGRYTDSSGNRINDTWAATLGEARLAQLTGSQIHALGIQLGNDYNNVTNPFYLSQAQVRSRMQLIASSPDLYQDANNSSDVETYLNNQAKNVLSQFNTVNQGSISDPLGTQFIYGDDTPTVRSVGRSAVHNLPTVTKSNGSISVSNINLGKDQEIQIHYQAHLNTESDSFKPDYWYQMNGKTIFTPTKDAHAVEFGVPSAKAPGTELKVTKQWQELTDSSKRPDSINFEVTRTTNNQSNDWRATGTLSQSDNWSKTFKQLNRNNQSVSLPAYDNKGGTFNYQVLNESTDGYVSNITNKINESTITNTQYGLIIDKYASNSKNKLTGAEFIVKSTDGKQSYTLKDNQLQQLTPGDYTIQETKSPSGYQLDATVYPVTLSQDGKWSSSGQDINVKSPTSDSDGYKDGFSIATEQSNNTDKNNVVRFVKNDTFKKFDLTVNKADKATGNALKGAKFSLTDANGKTSSYKETDPTAIFTFENLSSGTYTLKELKAPDGYITSQDVTIIISDDGSVKVTHNNGDWKSTLQNDAGNNQISLTVNNSNKTVFPSTGGTGIVRYMLIAGTFILIALGASSYYLFRIKRGNRS, encoded by the coding sequence ATGAAAATTAACATTCATAAGCTTGTTAATAGCCCATTTGTGCGTTGTTTTAGTGTTTTTTTAATATTATCGACTTTAATAGCGAATGCGTTGATAGTACCTCTTACTACAGTATCTGCTGCAAGTGATATTACGCCCCAGTATACAGATAATGATATGGGTGTATTTCCAGTCAATTCATGGACTATTCCTAGACAAAATGATGTAATAAATCATCAGGGTGGAAATGTTTTAAATGGCTGGGATAAGACAAATACTTGGAATGGTGATTCAAATAATACAACCAATTCTTATTTGAAATTTGGAATGGATAATAACAACCCGGATTATCAAATTCGTAAATATGCTAAAGAAACATCTACACCAGGATTGTATGATGTTTACTTGAACGCCAAAGGTAATGAAGTTAATAATGTTAAGCCGGTTGATATTGTTTTAGTTGTTGATATGTCAGGATCGATGAATCCACAAAGTAATGGTGGAACAAATAGAGTTCAGGCAGTCAAAGACGGGGTTAATAATTTTTTGACCCAAATTAATTCTTCCGGCTTAGGAGAGTATGTTCGCGTTGGTGTTGTTGGTTTTTCGAGTCCAACTTTTATTGGTGGTTCAAACGGTTTTGTTAGTCAAGAGATAGGTTCAGTTAATAATGGACAGATTTCGGCGATTAATAATTTACTAAATCAGCGATTTCAAGGAGGAACATTTACACAAGCAGGCATACGCAGAGCACAACAAATGTTGTCATCAGATACTAGTAATAGTAAAAAAATGATGATTGTTATGACAGATGGTGTACCTACTTTTTCCAATCGTGTAACTAATTCGATTGTTAGCAACAATACAATCTTCGGAACTTCATTTAGTAACACTAGAGACGAGCCTGGGAATACTTCGAGTCTGCTAAGAAATAATAAAAGATATGTCGATGGTCGTTATACTGATAGTTCTGGAAATCGTATTAACGATACATGGGCCGCAACTCTAGGAGAAGCAAGATTAGCTCAACTAACAGGGAGTCAAATACACGCTCTGGGAATACAATTAGGTAATGATTATAATAATGTCACTAATCCATTTTATTTAAGTCAAGCTCAGGTTCGCTCACGCATGCAATTGATTGCTTCTAGTCCGGATTTGTATCAAGATGCTAACAACTCATCTGATGTTGAGACTTATCTAAATAATCAGGCTAAAAATGTTTTGAGTCAATTTAACACGGTCAATCAAGGAAGTATTTCAGATCCGTTAGGTACTCAATTCATTTATGGGGATGATACGCCAACAGTTAGGAGTGTGGGAAGGAGTGCTGTTCACAATTTACCAACAGTTACGAAATCAAACGGAAGTATCTCTGTAAGTAATATTAATCTGGGGAAAGATCAAGAAATTCAAATACATTATCAAGCGCATTTAAATACTGAATCAGATAGTTTTAAACCGGATTATTGGTATCAGATGAATGGCAAAACAATATTCACGCCGACAAAAGATGCTCATGCTGTGGAATTTGGTGTTCCTTCTGCGAAAGCACCTGGAACGGAGCTAAAGGTTACCAAACAATGGCAAGAGTTGACTGATTCATCGAAGCGACCAGATAGTATTAATTTTGAAGTAACGCGAACTACGAACAACCAATCCAACGATTGGCGGGCAACAGGTACTTTGAGTCAATCGGATAATTGGTCTAAAACTTTCAAACAGTTGAATCGAAATAATCAATCGGTTTCGTTACCAGCTTATGATAATAAAGGTGGAACGTTCAATTATCAGGTGCTAAACGAAAGCACAGATGGTTATGTTTCAAACATTACTAACAAAATAAATGAGTCAACGATAACCAATACACAATATGGTTTGATTATTGATAAGTATGCCAGTAACTCGAAAAATAAACTCACTGGAGCTGAATTCATTGTTAAATCAACAGATGGCAAGCAGTCCTATACGTTAAAAGATAATCAGTTACAGCAACTGACACCTGGGGATTACACCATTCAAGAAACGAAGAGTCCATCTGGGTATCAACTTGATGCTACGGTTTATCCAGTAACACTATCGCAAGATGGAAAATGGTCAAGTAGCGGTCAAGATATTAATGTGAAATCACCAACCAGTGATAGCGACGGTTATAAAGATGGTTTTTCTATTGCTACGGAACAATCAAACAATACTGACAAGAATAATGTTGTTAGATTCGTCAAAAATGATACTTTCAAAAAGTTTGATTTGACAGTTAATAAAGCTGATAAAGCAACTGGAAATGCGCTAAAAGGAGCTAAATTCTCATTAACCGATGCCAATGGTAAAACATCATCTTATAAAGAAACCGATCCAACAGCTATATTTACTTTTGAAAATCTTTCATCCGGAACCTATACTTTGAAAGAATTAAAAGCGCCTGATGGCTACATTACTAGTCAAGACGTCACAATAATCATTTCTGATGATGGCAGTGTTAAGGTAACTCATAATAATGGCGATTGGAAATCAACTTTACAAAATGATGCAGGGAATAATCAAATTAGCCTAACAGTCAACAATTCAAATAAAACTGTTTTTCCATCTACAGGTGGCACTGGTATTGTACGTTATATGTTGATAGCTGGTACCTTTATACTCATTGCCTTGGGTGCTAGCAGTTATTATCTTTTCCGAATAAAGCGAGGGAACCGATCATGA
- the gtfB gene encoding accessory Sec system glycosylation chaperone GtfB, which translates to MINLFENADQRVDDFIWSLKQAEVAFKTVVINDNGWLDKDMVSPFSFYSMSYDNVHQKPLYFDEVPVPNFWGIRGNDQLAEIYDNDTIRAKIFYHNHRVVERVEWCDKLGKVQFVDHYNCYGNIFARTFFHQNKSVQKTYYSTTGQEIISHNLITDQIILNLPEQTHFFPSETEFVLFFIKQYFQKNEYNQIVYNSLSVPLFIVNRLGKDSKAILIWDEPLDREIPGNMISILNNLESNTKHIFFQRQKDMRKVHNNHSYPRNNIVSYLGKLNHFALKRSEKSIKNTALIVTNSDDIWNISSLVNQLPHIKFEIMARTEMSARLLQLDMYDNVKLYPISTEEDIVEAINKTDYLLDINNGPEVLDTVRKAFLSRKLILSMDDFVHNKNYIARENIFANDQFDLLKDKLQTTSENKFQFDEELTKQETIFGPEGQIDLYQKVFSEFS; encoded by the coding sequence ATGATTAATTTATTTGAAAATGCGGATCAAAGAGTAGACGATTTTATTTGGTCCTTAAAGCAAGCCGAAGTAGCGTTTAAAACTGTTGTGATAAACGATAATGGTTGGCTAGATAAGGATATGGTTTCACCTTTTAGTTTTTATTCAATGTCTTACGATAATGTACACCAAAAACCATTATATTTTGATGAAGTACCAGTCCCTAATTTTTGGGGAATTCGTGGTAATGATCAACTAGCAGAAATCTATGATAATGATACAATACGAGCTAAAATATTTTATCATAATCATCGTGTGGTTGAGAGAGTAGAATGGTGTGATAAGTTGGGGAAAGTCCAATTTGTTGATCATTATAATTGTTATGGCAATATCTTCGCAAGAACTTTTTTTCATCAAAACAAGTCAGTACAAAAAACATATTATTCTACTACGGGGCAAGAAATAATTAGTCATAATTTGATTACCGACCAAATTATATTAAATTTACCAGAACAGACGCACTTTTTCCCAAGTGAAACAGAATTTGTTTTGTTTTTTATCAAGCAATATTTTCAAAAAAACGAATATAATCAAATAGTTTACAATTCACTATCTGTTCCTCTGTTTATCGTTAATCGATTAGGAAAAGATTCGAAAGCTATTTTAATATGGGATGAACCACTAGATAGAGAAATACCTGGTAATATGATTTCGATATTAAATAATTTGGAATCCAATACGAAGCATATATTCTTTCAACGGCAAAAAGACATGAGAAAAGTACACAATAATCATTCTTATCCTCGAAATAATATAGTTTCTTATTTGGGTAAATTAAATCATTTTGCTCTAAAAAGAAGCGAGAAAAGTATTAAAAACACGGCATTGATTGTCACTAATTCTGATGATATTTGGAATATATCTTCGCTAGTTAATCAATTGCCACATATAAAATTTGAAATTATGGCGCGGACTGAAATGTCAGCCCGATTATTGCAATTGGATATGTATGATAATGTCAAACTTTATCCAATTTCTACGGAGGAAGATATCGTAGAGGCAATCAATAAAACAGATTATTTATTAGATATCAACAATGGACCGGAAGTTTTAGACACAGTTAGAAAAGCATTCTTATCTCGTAAGTTGATTCTATCGATGGATGACTTTGTTCATAATAAGAACTATATTGCTAGAGAAAACATTTTTGCTAATGATCAGTTTGACTTATTGAAAGATAAGTTACAAACAACATCTGAAAATAAGTTTCAATTCGATGAAGAACTGACTAAACAAGAGACTATTTTTGGGCCTGAAGGTCAAATCGATTTGTATCAAAAAGTCTTTTCGGAGTTTAGTTAA